From Salarias fasciatus chromosome 5, fSalaFa1.1, whole genome shotgun sequence, a single genomic window includes:
- the LOC115388531 gene encoding fidgetin-like, with amino-acid sequence MLSPVTPYSLLKMHWSPEHAASLSQWPEQHLDVTSTTSPPSAHKHDPYTTAARRGYAPSGYPWASDDISALTASSLLKRYAEKYSGLELSYDRPAAGAYGEPGTFLKSESEPWSLGQGMECYPGLEALAGTKVGSAAVGIPATGSVTVVSSNLTSEPIYSGAGSCSTPSSQEYPPTYNSTYLSSGYCPQPSAGLPPAPLHSLQSAPTLVPSYSTSTPVYNYPPGCYPQTSLSSGYSHPSASYLPSGISAPTPLAPRPAMAGGSYSYPSHSLGGTSEAGAPLKRKAFEMTEDGQEGADVEGSRYRKYGNGHSKGHGNSHSNGYDMSGSASDPQAYKSGKALISSPYGGAGDYSPPSGLAGEGVPGEHSFPPQQRIPLKIPAAHTRSEDPTGGR; translated from the exons ATGCTCAGTCCTGTCACCCCATACA GTCTGTTGAAGATGCACTGGTCTCCGGAGCACGCCGCCTCTTTATCTCAGTGGCCCGAGCAGCACCTGGACGTTACCTCCACCACCTCGCCGCCGTCTGCCCACAAACACGACCCGTACACCACGGCGGCCCGCCGCGGCTACGCCCCCTCAGGTTATCCCTGGGCCAGTGACGACATATCAGCCCTCACTGCTTCCTCCCTGCTCAAACGCTATGCCGAGAAGTACTCGGGCCTGGAGCTGTCTTACGACCGCCCCGCCGCGGGGGCCTACGGAGAGCCCGGGACTTTCCTGAAGTCGGAGTCCGAGCCCTGGTCGCTGGGTCAGGGCATGGAGTGTTACCCTGGACTGGAGGCGCTCGCTGGCACCAAGGTGGGCTCCGCCGCTGTGGGGATCCCCGCCACAGGAAGTGTAACAGTAGTTAGCAGTAACTTGACCTCTGAGCCCATCTACAGTGGAGCCGGCTCCTGTAGCACCCCCTCGTCTCAGGAATACCCTCCCACCTATAACAGCACCTACCTGTCCTCAGGATACTGCCCTCAGCCCAGCGCCGGCCTCCCGCCTGCCCCCCTGCACAGTTTGCAGTCTGCGCCGACCCTGGTGCCCAGCTACAGCACCAGCACTCCCGTGTATAACTACCCCCCCGGATGCTACCCCCAGACCAGCCTGTCCTCGGGGTACAGCCACCCCAGCGCTTCCTACCTCCCCTCTGGGATCAGCGCTCCCACTCCTCTGGCCCCGAGGCCCGCCATGGCGGGGGGCAGTTACAGCTACCCGTCCCACAGTCTCGGAGGGACCTCGGAGGCGGGGGCGCCGCTGAAACGCAAGGCCTTCGAGATGACTGAGGACGGGCAGGAGGGGGCGGACGTGGAGGGGTCGCGCTACAGAAAGTACGGCAACGGCCACAGCAAAGGGCACGGCAACAGTCACAGCAACGGCTACGACATGAGCGGCTCGGCCTCAGACCCGCAGGCCTACAAATCCGGGAAGGCCCTCATCTCGTCCCCGTACGGGGGCGCCGGGGACTACAGCCCGCCGTCAGGCCTGGCAGGAGAGGGCGTGCCAGGGGAGCACAGCTTCCCCCCACAGCAGAGAATTCCTCTGAAGATACCGGCAGCGCACACACGATCCGAGGACCCCACCGGGGGGCGCTGA